The Podospora bellae-mahoneyi strain CBS 112042 chromosome 7, whole genome shotgun sequence genome includes a window with the following:
- a CDS encoding hypothetical protein (COG:O; EggNog:ENOG503PAE1) has product MSSLPYRLRSSLASPSPSTSGGVAGGKFVAVGIDFGTTYCGVSWAFSESPGDIHEITEWPSEFHLNAGEDQVPTQFDLASGKWGYEVTPEMKPIKWFKLLLLKDQDIIRDEIRNSRPLKDAQQQIRARGMTPTEVVGLYLKKLWAHTYKKLGEMLVIDNLPLRVAITVPAIWPPYAEQAMREAANIAGITVDRDIGTTTLDLIQEPEAAGLSIFLDRRDFPEIQPGESFVVCDAGGGTVDVISYTVKSLSPFRIGECVNGDGKLSGAFKVDEAFAAYLKWEIKLKLDSLDTAEHNLFVTKDWEMGAKRSFTGNPQPPRFFLTPPTKAFGKIDRLRGKGSFSISREAMAGFFDQSLVGIRSLLTEQIKGVEIQTGRKPRKILLVGGLGGSQYIYNQLDKEYDNSPTEPGMTKEKIILRPFDKAWSAVARGAVIRLLQDKMSMLSSLTPGQHRVISRIPEVVTRKARYSYGIQSEVAVAALHDFDPAHDRVKRNPEKTEVTRRMDWYLKKGDEVSKKEPVLFGYHQYATKQTAQSKCVFVIEYSQSDIPPKRKDETVTELCRIECEWDKPFEQWKPVGNLADGWRKFDEMSLAMRFGGQPKWTIQVGSKQAEHDVKVEYQS; this is encoded by the exons ATGTCGTCACTACCCTACCGGCTTCGGTCTTCTCTTGCGAGTCCTAGCCCATCTACCAGTGGAGGCGTTGCTGGCGGCAAGTTTGTAGCCGTAGGTATCGACTTCGGGACCAC ATACTGCGGTGTGTCTTGGGCCTTCTCGGAAAGTCCGGGTGATATTCATGAAATCACAGAATGGCCTTCCGAGTTTCACTTGAATGCAGGCGAGGACCAAGTGCCTACGCAGTTTGATCTCGCATCAGGTAAATGGGGGTATGAGGTCACACCGGAGATGAAGCCCATAAAGTGGTTTAAACTCCTTCTGCTCAAGGACCAGGATATCATCCGAGACGAGATCCGAAATTCGCGTCCTCTAAAAGACGCCCAGCAACAGATAAGAGCACGCGGGATGACTCCTACCGAGGTTGTGGGCTTATATCTCAAGAAGCTATGGGCACATACATATAAGAAGCTGGGCGAGATGTTAGTGATTGACAACCTGCCACTTCGGGTAGCCATCACTGTCCCCGCCATCTGGCCTCCC TATGCAGAGCAGGCTATGAGAGAGGCTGCCAACATTGCTGGCATCACCGTCGACAGGGACATTGGCACCACAACGCTCGATTTGATTCAAGAGCCAGAGGCTGCTGGCCTGTCCATATTTCTCGACCGCCGAGACTTTCCTGAAATTCAG CCCGGAGAGTCATTTGTTGTTTGCGATGCCGGCGGAGGAACGGTT GATGTCATCAGTTACACCGTCAAATCCCTCAGCCCGTTTCGCATCGGAGAGTGCGTCAATGGCGACG GGAAGCTTTCCGGGGCTTTCAAGGTGGATGAAGCATTTGCAGCCTACCTGAAATGGGAGATAAAACTAAAGCTGGATTCGCTCGATACTGCTGAGCACAATCTGTTTGTCACCAAGGACTGGGAGATGGGTGCAAAGCGCAGTTTCACGGGGAACCCTCAACCGCCGAGGTTCTTTCTGACCCCCCCAACAAAGGCTTTTGGCAAGATAGACAGACTCAGAGGCAAAGGGTCCTTCTCTATCAGTCG AGAAGCAATGGCCGGGTTCTTCGACCAGTCTCTGGTTGGGATCCGCTCCCTGCTCACGGAGCAAATCAAAGGTGTTGAGATCCAAACGGGGAGAAAACCAAGG AAAATCCTCCTTGTGGGCGGTCTTGGTGGCTCGCAGTACATCTACAATCAGCTTGACAAAGAATACGACAACAGCCCAACTGAACCAGGAATGacgaaggagaagatcatTCTGAGACCATTCGATAAAGC TTGGTCTGCTGTCGCCCGCGGGGCGGTAATTCGACTTCTTCAAGACAAAATGTCAATGCTGTCAAGCCTCACCCCCGGTCAGCATCGTGTCATCTCCCGAATTCCCGAGGTCGTCACTCGAAAGGCAAGATATAGCTACGGCATTCAGAGCGAGGTGGCCGTGGCAGCCCTGCACGACTTCGATCCAGCTCACGACCGAGTGAAGCGGAACCCTGAGAAGACAGAGGTCACACGACGCATGGACTGGTACCTGAAGAAAGGCGACGAAGTGAGCAAGAAAGAGCCCGTCCTGTTTGGATATCACCAATACGCCACCAAGCAGACGGCCCAATCGAAATGTGTATTTGTCATCGAGTACAGCCAGTCAGACATACCTCCCAAAAGAAAGGATGAGACCGTGACGGAATTGTGTCGGATTGAGTGTGAGTGGGACAAGCCTTTTGAACAGTGGAAACCGGTGGGCAACCTGGCAGATGGGTGGCGGAAGTTTGACGAGATGTCACTGGCTATGAGATTCGGGGGACAGCCCAAGTGGACGATCCAGGTGGGTTCCAAGCAGGCGGAACACGATGTGAAGGTGGAGTATCAGAGTTAA
- the PNPLA8 gene encoding Calcium-independent phospholipase A2-gamma (COG:I; EggNog:ENOG503BBQR) — protein sequence MIRRRPNRRTFLFFFTTHLYCKNMARTQSVFATASHSKPLVAQAADACRHCIRDLDFAGIDGPDLREASYLLEDVDLQLRVLELYHDQYFDNPKWRHNAVAGCLSSLLEYFDTMTLNNCDAAVSQGNELKAFKMRVKRGLCDLREQARKLDKTLGFLSGPEESGGFPLPDATNSRNVPSGGLTLLAVDGGGVRGLVSLRILKAIMDEANRENGTSKAKTPAECFKLAGGTSTGGLICIMLFRLSMSIDEAITAYKSLSQTLFQPSFISKYLGGAYIRTMFGLSWYEGSSLEHAVRDEVVAQGLDPNATLLDHSSVPGTEGCQVFVTSVRSRDNFALRFRSYRFPDGSLPTYSSATIIQAARATSAAPFYFPPATIGRTEFWDGALANNNPVDELWAEKSLLFPRWITDKPVVKCVLSLGTGRFDPSRKKRSWIASHPAISKGAQLLENLTNVENVHRRFDQLMRAEGVWYFRFNPPTTEDVDLAEYREEKLAGLEADVERYLERPHIKVMLRLCAQLLG from the exons ATGATTCGGAGGAGACCAAACCGAAGGacatttctctttttttttaccaCTCATCTATATTGTAAAAATATGGCACGAACACAGTCAGTCTTTGCAACTGCATCGCACAGCAAACCGTTAGTCGCTCAAGCAGCAGATGCCTGCCGACATTGTATACGCGACTTGGACTTTGCAGGTATTGATGGCCCGGACCTGCGAGAAGCTAGCTACC TTCTAGAAGATGTCGACTTACAACTCCGCGTCCTGGAGCTGTACCACGATCAGTATTTCGACAATCCAAAATGGAGACACAATGCTGTTGCAGGCTGTCTCAGTTCACTCCTTGAGTATTTCGATACTATGACATTGAATAACTGCGACGCTGCCGTCAGCCAAGGCAACGAATTAAAGGCGTTCAAAATGCGGGTGAAAAGGGGCCTTTGTGACTTGAGAGAGCAAGCCAGAAAATTGGACAAAACACTCGGCTTTCTTTCAGG ACCTGAGGAAAGTGGAGGTTTTCCACTGCCAGATGCAACGAATTCTAGGAATGTGCCTTCAGGTGGGCTGACTTTGCTGGCTGTTG ATGGTGGAGGCGTTCGGGGACTGGTCAGTCTTCGAATCCTAAAAGCCATTATGGATGAGGCCAATAGAGAGAATGGGACAAGCAAAGCAAAGACGCCGGCGGAGTGTTTTAAGCTTGCTGGAGGAACAAGTACGGGGGGCTTGATCTGCATTATGCTCTTTCGATTA AGCATGTCGATCGATGAAGCGATAACGGCGTACAAATCATTGTCACAAACCTTGTTCCAGCCCAGCTTCATCTCTAAATATTTAGGCGGTGCCTACATCAGAACGATGTTTGGCTTATCTTGGTACGAGGGCTCGTCGCTCGAGCATGCAGTCCGAGACGAGGTCGTTGCTCAGGGGCTAGATCCAAATGCTACTTTGCTGGACCACAGCTCTGTGCCAGGCACAGAAGGGTGTCAAGT CTTTGTCACTTCCGTCAGGTCAAGGGACAACTTCGCTCTTCGCTTTCGCTCTTACAGATTTCCCGATGGTTCACTGCCAACATACAGTTCGGCTACCATCATTCAGGCTGCTCGCGCGACATCGGCGGCGCCCTTTTATTTCCCCCCAGCAACGATAGGTAGGACGGAGTTCTGGGATGGAGCACTAGCAAACAACAATCCCGTGGATGAACTCTGGGCTGAGAAAAGCCTGTTGTTTCCCCGCTGGATAACAGATAAGCCGGTTGTCAAATGTGTGCTGAGTCTGGGAACAGGAAGATTTGACCCTTCGCGAAAGAAGCGGAGCTGGATTGCGTCACATCCTGCCATCTCCAAGGGAGCGCAGCTGCTGGAGAACCTGACCAATGTCGAAAACGTGCATCGCAGATTTGACCAGCTGATGAGGGCCGAGGGAGTGTGGTACTTCCGGTTCAACCCGCCAACCACAGAGGATGTTGATTTGGCCGAGTACAGAGAGGAAAAgctggctgggttggaggcCGACGTGGAGAGGTATCTGGAGAGGCCCCATATTAAGGTGATGCTGAGGCTTTGTGCTCAATTGCTGGGCTGA
- a CDS encoding hypothetical protein (EggNog:ENOG503NYZ2; COG:Q), which yields MPFVLITGASRGIGYEFLRQYSSDAKNTVIALVRNKSATEKKVSEDAVLQGRPNIYILQADITDYNALKQAAADTAEITGGSLDYIIANAGLVPKFDLFLPIGELGKQPGELTKTFREVFEINVIGNVHLFNLFLPLILAGHVKKIVTITSGLADNSFTNQWGATPGALYAASKAAMNTVVAKFNAQFKKDGVLFLALCPGPVEVGHYDGATADDLAAVEPLLSIFKEYSPGYERPKAPEVSVRMMRDVIEASSLEKGDGGAFVSHYGNQQWV from the exons ATGCCTTTCGTTCTGATCACTGGAGCCTCTAGGGGCATTGGG TACGAATTTCTTCGTCAGTACTCAAGTGATGCGAAAAATACTGTCATTGCACTTGTCCGCAACAAATCTGCCACAGAGAAAAAGGTGTCTGAGGATGCAGTCCTACAAGGGCGGCCGAACATTTACATCCTACAAGCTGATATCACCGATTACAATGCGTTGAAG CAAGCGGCTGCCGACACGGCTGAGATCACGGGCGGATCTCTGGACTACATCATTGCCAACGCGGGTCTTGTGCCAAAATTCGACTTGTTTCTACCGATTGGCGAACT GGGCAAACAACCGGGAGAGCTCACCAAGACCTTCCGTGAGGTCTTCGAGATCAATGTCATTGGCAACGTTCATCTTTTCAACCTCTTTCTCCCCCTTATCCTCGCCGGTCACGTCAAAAAGATTGTCACCATAACATCCGGCCTTGCTGATAACTCCTTCACCAATCAATGGGGGGCCACTCCCGGTGCGTTGTATGCTGCGAGTAAGGCCGCCATGAACACTGTTGTTGCCAAGTTCAACGCGCAGTTCAAGAAGGACGGGGTTTTGTTTCTGGCTCTCTGTCCCGGGCCAGTGGAAGTTGGACATTATGACGGGGCTACAGCGGATGACCTAGCTGCCGTGGAACCCCTCCTGAGTATCTTCAAGGAGTATTCACCTGGTTATGAAAGGCCCAAGGCGCCAGAGGTTTCGGTGAGAATGATGCGGGATGTTATTGAGGCGTCAAGCTTGGAGAAAGGGGATGGAGGTGCTTTTGTCTCTCATTATGGAAACCAACAATGGGTGTAG
- a CDS encoding hypothetical protein (COG:U; EggNog:ENOG503PAEJ): MDSERDGIILLLGVTGAGKSYFINQLKKKGPVTERPVREGHTLRSQTSRCQLVQMILEDDDGDERSISVVDTPGFDDTERPDGEVLAEITEFLATQHALGIPLKGVLYLHKITDNRMTGSSGTYLRLLQSLIGDSAMANVVLVTTMWYMLRDEYEGEGLRRQTQLSEKYWKSLTEKGAGVTKFEGTPESAWSIVRKLAPKEPVVLDYQRQVIEEGRDLIRTNAGNSLLQKLESTKVEYSIRLKDLEDQHDEAIAIGDKAVARDKEREISEAQDVLRRIDKSVAKLGAQPGPRIKEGVARAMKGQAAGRAVTVLAAILNITLFVVQLVVGV, from the exons ATGGACAGCGAGAGGGACGGCATCATTCTCCTCTTGGGGGTGACGGGTGCTGGAAAGAGTTATTTCATCAAtcagctgaagaagaagggtccTGTAACCGAACGACCTGTGAGAGAGGGACACACTCTTCGTTCTC AGACTTCACGCTGTCAACTGGTTCAAATGATTCTCGAAGACGATGACGGAGATGAGAGGAGCATCTCGGTTGTTGATACGCCTGGATTTGATGACACTGAACGACCGGATGGCGAGGTGTTGGCTGAGATTACCGAGTTTCTGGCAACCCAGCACGCACTTGGCATACCACTCAAAGGTGTGTTGTACCTTCACAAGATCACCGACAACCGGATGACCGGGTCCTCTGGGACCTATCTGCGGCTCCTTCAATCCTTGATTGGAGATTCTGCCATGGCCAACGTCGTCTTGGTAACCACAATGTGGTATATGTTGCGTGACGAGTACGAAGGGGAGGGTCTTCGACGTCAGACGCAACTCAGTGAGAAATACTGGAAATCCCTGACAGAAAAAGGGGCGGGGGTAACGAAGTTTGAGGGGACTCCTGAAAGCGCATGGTCCATTGTCCGTAAGCTGGCGCCAAAGGAACCTGTGGTTCTTGACTATCAACGGCAAGTTATCGAAGAGGGCCGCGATCTCATTCGCACCAATGCTGGGAACAGTCTACTTCAGAAGCTGGAGTCGACCAAGGTGGAATACAGCATCAGGCTCAAGGACCTCGAAGATCAACACGAtgaagccatcgccatcggAGACAAGGCAGTGGCTCGGGACAAGGAAAGAGAGATAAGCGAGGCCCAAGATGTATTGAGGCGAATCGACAAGTCGGTGGCCAAGCTGGGGGCACAGCCAGGTCCGCGGATCAAGGAAGGGGTTGCCAGAGCCATGAAAGGCCAGGCGGCAGGGCGGGCGGTGACGGTGCTGGCAGCCATTCTGAACATCACCTTGTTTGTCGtgcagctggtggtgggtgtgtga
- a CDS encoding hypothetical protein (EggNog:ENOG503P1V8) — protein sequence MANTNRSNETGLLTRWVPERLKYSRLYRWFLRLTRVLQFLSSVISLGIFSQRMYKVYRLVNSIKTRRGVNSAIGAVEGILAAAVLYTLITTVMAFLLKGGGPRWLRWLWVLFDILFVGAFIAVAVITSPNGGMAGPRHCYDDRDAADAANVTGETTTGDDSCDLPWGTFILAIVSTVFHAITAAFHEVRDMYRKHHKAGSDEHAIATHHQQMRRSDGVHHGPTVANGHQQTHMGYSNGRHGTARV from the exons ATGGCAAACACAAACAGATCCAATGAAACAGGCTTGTTAACCCGATGGGTTCCTGAACGCCTCAAGTATTCGCGTCTTTACCGCTGGTTCCTCCGCCTCACGCGCGTCCTGCAattcctctcctccgtcaTCTCTCTTGGCATCTTCTCTCAGCGCATGTACAAGGTATACCGTCTGGTCAACTCGATCAAAACTCGCCGCGGAGTCAACAGTGCCATCGGGGCCGTTGAGGGCAtccttgccgccgccgtcctATACACGCTCATCACGACTGTCATGGCATTTCTTCTCAAGGGAGGTGGTCCCAGGTGGCTCCGCTGGCTCTGGGTTCTCTTCGATATCTTGTTTGTTGGCGCTTTCATCGCAGTTGCTGTTATCACATCGCCAAACGGAGGTATGGCTGGACCAAGGCACTGCTATGATGATAGAGATGCGGCAGACGCGGCAAACGTAACTGGTGAGACGACGACAGGCGATGATAGTTGTGACTTACCTTGGGGAACGTTCATCTTGGCTATCGTCAGCAC GGTTTTTCATGCCATTACAGCTGCTTTCCATGAAGTGCGCGACATGTATAGGAAGCACCACAAGGCGGGAAGTGACGAGCATGCCATTGCgacccaccaccagcagatGAGGCGCTCCGATGGTGTACACCACGGACCTACCGTTGCAAACGGACACCAACAAACGCATATGGGTTATAGCAATGGAAGGCATGGTACCGCTAGGGTCTAA